CGACATTAGCAGTTATCAAACCGGTGGGACTGCGGCACTGTTCAATTACGATATGCTGATGATGAGGAACCATACAAAGTCTGATGGTAATGATGACAGCGATATCGACAATGACAATAAATTGAGCACCTTTCAGTCCAACACTGAGATTGGGTTTAATTTTGATGACTGGATAATACGCAGCCGTCAGAGCTACAGTTCAACAGACGGTGAGCAGACCTTCGATCAGCTTTACACCTATGCACAACGTACCCTGCCGCAATACAAAACCATCATGCAGGCAGGTAAAGTCAACATCGCTGGCGGTGTGTTTTCTACTCCGCAGATTTACGGGGTCCAGTTTTCCCCTGAACAAGCCCTAATAAATAATAAAAGCAGCGGTGCCAGCGTCAATGGTATTGCACAAACTCAGGCTCGTGTGGAAGTCCGTCAGGCGGGCGTAATGATTTATTCCACCCAGGTTCCTTCTGGCCCTTTCCAGCTCGACCATTTGTCCACCCTGAATAACACGGCAGATCTACAGGTCAGCGTCATTGAACAAGATGGTTCAACGCGGACCTTCGTTGTACCGGCCTCGTCGTTCGCACACCATTTTAGCCAGCAGGAAACCAGCTTTTCCGGGGCGATTGGTAAATTGGATGAAAGTGACAATAACGATGGCGTGTCAGGCTCAATGGCAACACTGAGCATGACGACTCCGTTCAGCAGCCGTGCCATGTTTAGCGGCGGCGTTTTGCTGGCACAGCAATATGAAAGCACCGCGGCGCAACTTAGCACCGGGCTGGAAAGTGGGTTAGCGCTCTCCGGAAAGCTGACCATCGCGAATGACCAGCGCAATCATGTCAATGGCGTGCAGTCTAACGTGTCAGCGAGCATGCCGGTGGGCGAGCAACTGACCGTTCAGGCATCTGCGACATTGCAGAACAGCGGCTATCGCGACCTGACCGACGGTAAAGACGTCGATCACGAAGATGACCATCCTGGTAAGGATGACGATGACAATTATAACGATCAGTACAATCGCTATAAATCACAGTACAACGCAGGTATGGCGTACCGTCTGGGTGAATTAGGCTCAATTAATATGGCCTGGTCACGGGCAACCATGTTTGGTGATGACGGGACGACTGACCGCTGGACTGCCGGGTGGTCAAAAACATTTACCGGAGGCATATCTGTTTCCGTGAACGCTGAACGTGACACTGGCGCGGATGCTGAGTCGCTGGTGTATGCCAATATGAGCATCCCATTTGGTTCATTCCATATTGGGGCAAATATGTCCCGGGTAGGCGATTCGACCAATCAGGGTATTACCTTAGATCAAACCCTTAATGAGCGCGTAAATTATTCCCTGTCGGCCTATAAGAACAGCAATGGTGATACCAACACGTATAATGGCAACCTGCATGCGATAACAAATTCTGCGCAATTAAGTCTGGGTTATTCCCGCTACGATCAGGATAGTAATACCTATTCTCTGGGCGCAACCGGTGGCGTTGTCGCAACCAAACAGGGGGTATTATTCACCCCTTATCAGGTACAAGACACTTTCGCCGTCGTACAAATCCCTGGGGTTAGTAATGGCGAGGTACAGACGCCACAAGGGTCTGTCTGGACGAACAGAAAAGGTTACGCCGTTTCTTCTGGCATGAATGCATACGGTGAATCAAGACTGGTGCTTGTCACCAAAAGCTTACCTAAAAACGTGGATATCAATAACGGTATCCAGATTGCTCACGTCGCCCGAGGGTCGGTCACGGATTACACATTCGGCACGGTACTCAGCCGACGAGCATTAATCCGTATCTACACCGCAAATGGCCACCTTGCTAACCGGGGAGATGTGGTTACAGACAGCCACGATAATTACCTCACGACAGTGGGTGGCGATGGCACAGTATTTTTAATCGACGGACAGCTTGAGCAGCAGCTGGTATTGAAGTCTTCCGGGCAACCGCGTTGCCACGTGGCATTTACGTTGGCACCTAAACCTGACGCCGACAAACTTTACGAGACATATGATGCACAATGTAAATTGTAAGAGGCTCCGTACGTTACTGTTGAGCTGCAGCCTGGCGGCAATCACCGCTTCAGCCCACGCGGCACAGTGCGATTTGAATGTCAGTCAGATTATGACGGATTTCGGTACCTTTAACCGGGGAACCCTGACTGTCGCCGCTAACAATCAGCCTCAGAATATCATCGGTAAAAAAGTCTCTACCGTGACTGTGACCTGCCCGGAACCCACGCGTGTCGCACTGTTTTACCATGCACCTGCGAGTGCGAGCGGCAAAGGTTTTTCACTGGGGAGCATGGCTCACCTGATCCTGGTAGGCAGCGATGCTCAGGCGGATGGTCACAGCATCAATTTTGCCTATCAGCAAGAAGGTGGTGGCGCGTCATCCGGTAACGGACGCAAACTGCCGCTGTCGGCCAATCGCGGTATCACCCCTGCTGATGGCATTCTCGTCACACACTTAACGTTTCAGCTTACCGCAGTGGCCGCATTGAACGATGCCGATCAGCATATCAGTGGGCAAGAGGTTTTGAATAACAACGGCAGCCTGGAGTTAGTCAGTGAATAATCAATCGAAGGTTTTTTGGTTCATTTCGTTAAGCATGGCGAGTTTTTGCGCCATGGCATCGTCTCAGGTGCAACTTTCGTTTACCGCCACCGCAGAGCCACCGCCTTGTCATATTCTGGCGACTCCCGACACACTCGATTTTGGTAATATTAACCGGAATACGTTGGCGGCAAAAACACCCACTCAAATTCCGGCCAGGTCGTTCCCCGGTGGAATTAGCATTCAGTGTGAGGCGCCTACCAGCATAGGCTTTAACGCGGTTGATAACAGTAGTGGTAGCGTGCTGAACAAAGGCAGTCTGAAATGGGATACCCCCGCTGTGACCGTCAGCCCCAGCGACACGGACCAGCGTTTCGGTCTTGGATATACGGAGACGAATACACCCATCGGCGTCTGGAACGTCGCTTTCCATTCTGCGCAGGTGGACGGTAAACAAGCTCAGGTTGGCATCGTTAATAATGGCCTGTTGGACCCCAACGATACCGCCCCAACAATGCGTAATGACGGTAAAAAGGTGGCCTGGGTTCAAAATAATGTCATCGCCGTTGGGGAGATTTTTAGTATTCAAGCTGATGCGGCTTTAACCATTGCACCTCTTGACGAATTATCGTCCAGCAGTGAAATAGATTTCGCAGGCTCAGCGACGCTGGAAATTGTTTATTTATAATTAAAAAACGGGTAGCGGGTTTTCCTGCTGGCTGGAATTTATCTGCAGCCCTGTGCCTGCTGTGATTTGCGTTTGTTCTGGTGACTCGCCTAATATCCTCATTCTTTGACGGCGATTATGGCGAGAAACCAGTCTGGACAGACTATTCCGGTCCAGCTCACCCTTCGGCAGTTTCAGGAATTTATCTTTCCCTACCTGGTGGCTCCACGACGAGGCCCCCGCCAAAGATCAGTTGCTTTAAGATATTTAACTATAACCTGACGATGCTTTACCTTGGCTGTCAGATGATTGCCAGCCCTAGGCTGTGCAGCACATTACTCCACCCCAAAACCCTCTACCAGTTGCTAGACATCGGACTCAAAGGCCAGCAGATCAGCTGGTTTATTCCGACTAGCGCACGACTGGGTTCATTGAACCAAAGGTTGTCAGGGCTAAGCGTCAATGTCGTATCATGATTTCGGCTAAAATTTCGATTTATTCAATAAAGCCATTCTATTGTGCTTTTACCCATTCCAAAGCTCGAGTTCGTGTAATTCATTTCGATAAGAGGGAAGATAATTCAGTAGCTGTAAATATACCTTTTGAATATCAATTGATCGCATGAATGCCAAGTAATCACAATGCCTAATAAATTTTTATATATTATTGACTTCATCACATTTTTGATATTGTTTCATTTAAAATGAGGTGATGTATATTATAGTCATCAAGATTTAGATTTTTTAAATTCAACAATATTCTGTTTTATCATGGAGTAAATGGCTATGCCTTATAGTGACGATGGTCAGGGGATTGTTCGTAGAGGGCTTCTCGAGCAGCAAATAATTCAGGAGAATAAATTTTCAATTTATTCTCAAGCCGTCTACTGTGTTAACCAAATGCTGAGGTCTGCAAATGTAGGTATCTCTGAGCAGGCGTATCGAAGTATTTCACACAATTTAAATGCCGTTGCGAATGGGCATCTTTACGAAACTTCGGCATCGCTTTCGGAATCCAAGGTTTTCGCTCGCGACACTTTTGATGCACTAAAAGTTGGTGATTTCAAATCGGCAGCCATCACGGCAAGTGGTGTGGCAGTAAACATGATTGGAGGTCCATTGTTTTTCGGTAACTACGACCGAAACAAATTAACTGCCATTGAACGTCATCTCTATGATAGTTTTCATTTATAGTGTTTCGCAGGAAAAGGTAGCTACACGACCAATTAAATATATTGAAAACTGATTTGGGAATCAAACCATCGGGGCAATATTTCTATTGTCCCGATTTTGTATCACTTGCTTTCTAGTATCTTCATCCCAGTGTTATGATTTCATTCTATTATTGTCCAGGACTCTAATATATAATCTTTTAGCACTGGGTAAATAAGTGAAATATTT
This genomic stretch from Buttiauxella agrestis harbors:
- a CDS encoding fimbria/pilus outer membrane usher protein — translated: MTFKKISLTVSAFLFLSEILFPVAYADDDIDFDVTTLQARGLSTSLNDYFRSGTKFSPGVSKVTPVINGTEQAVLGLTFDEKGELCLHNADLSSLHIKPIKNEEDRCIDLKSKYPQATINLSPGSNKVDLLLPPEAVEDANNLDISSYQTGGTAALFNYDMLMMRNHTKSDGNDDSDIDNDNKLSTFQSNTEIGFNFDDWIIRSRQSYSSTDGEQTFDQLYTYAQRTLPQYKTIMQAGKVNIAGGVFSTPQIYGVQFSPEQALINNKSSGASVNGIAQTQARVEVRQAGVMIYSTQVPSGPFQLDHLSTLNNTADLQVSVIEQDGSTRTFVVPASSFAHHFSQQETSFSGAIGKLDESDNNDGVSGSMATLSMTTPFSSRAMFSGGVLLAQQYESTAAQLSTGLESGLALSGKLTIANDQRNHVNGVQSNVSASMPVGEQLTVQASATLQNSGYRDLTDGKDVDHEDDHPGKDDDDNYNDQYNRYKSQYNAGMAYRLGELGSINMAWSRATMFGDDGTTDRWTAGWSKTFTGGISVSVNAERDTGADAESLVYANMSIPFGSFHIGANMSRVGDSTNQGITLDQTLNERVNYSLSAYKNSNGDTNTYNGNLHAITNSAQLSLGYSRYDQDSNTYSLGATGGVVATKQGVLFTPYQVQDTFAVVQIPGVSNGEVQTPQGSVWTNRKGYAVSSGMNAYGESRLVLVTKSLPKNVDINNGIQIAHVARGSVTDYTFGTVLSRRALIRIYTANGHLANRGDVVTDSHDNYLTTVGGDGTVFLIDGQLEQQLVLKSSGQPRCHVAFTLAPKPDADKLYETYDAQCKL
- a CDS encoding DUF1120 domain-containing protein, coding for MNNQSKVFWFISLSMASFCAMASSQVQLSFTATAEPPPCHILATPDTLDFGNINRNTLAAKTPTQIPARSFPGGISIQCEAPTSIGFNAVDNSSGSVLNKGSLKWDTPAVTVSPSDTDQRFGLGYTETNTPIGVWNVAFHSAQVDGKQAQVGIVNNGLLDPNDTAPTMRNDGKKVAWVQNNVIAVGEIFSIQADAALTIAPLDELSSSSEIDFAGSATLEIVYL